A genomic window from Lycium barbarum isolate Lr01 chromosome 4, ASM1917538v2, whole genome shotgun sequence includes:
- the LOC132637709 gene encoding uncharacterized protein LOC132637709: MAEDSELWNIICDGPFVPMKKDDAGIAMVPKMRKEYNETDRKAVEKNYRDMKILVCFIGANEYNQYELFKMKNSESVDEIHTRFTSIINELHSLGEIIPINKLVRKLLSVLPSSWEIKVNDISEAKDLK, translated from the exons ATGGCTGAGGATTCTGAGTTGTGGAACATCATCTGTGATGGTCCTTTTGTTCCTATGAAGAAAGATGATGCTGGCATTGCAATGGTCCCTAAGATGAGGAAGGAGTACAATGAGACCGACAGGAAAGCTGTTGAAAAGAATTACAGAGACATGAAAATACTTGTCTGCTTTATTGGAGCTAATGAGTACAATC AGTATGAACTCTTTAAGATGAAGAATAGTGAATCTGTTGATGAGATACATACCAGATTCACCTCCATAATCAATGAACTCCATTCGCTTGGTGAAATCATTCCTATCAACAAACTGGTTCGTAAGCTACTTAGTGTTTTGCCTAGTTCATGGGAAATCAAAGTCAATGATATTTCTGAAGCCAAGGACTTAAAATAA